Proteins from one Flavobacterium sp. N2038 genomic window:
- a CDS encoding insulinase family protein codes for MKKIHTVLILLFLTGIMQAQDRPQPKPGNPPVVNIKKPQTFVLANGMKVLIVENHKLPRVSFNLTLDNAPFTEGNKKGVDDLTSSLIGNGTKKTTKEAFNEEIDFYGASINFSSQGAYASSLSKYSGRVLELLAEGALQPNFTQTEFDKEKAKIIEGLKADEKSVPAIANRVVDVLAFGKNHPAGEYLSEETVKNVTLADVQTNYATYFVPENAYLVIIGDIKFKETKSAVEKLFSGWKKQAAPKNTYPNPENVSKLQIDFVDVPNAVQSEISLVNTVNLRMSDPDFFPAVIANQILGGDFNSYLNMNLREQHAWTYGANSSIGSGKYVTKFKASSAVRNTVTDSAVVQFIKEIKRIRTERVDPEVLRNVKAGYIGRFVMQVEKPQAVARYALNIETEKLPADFYEKYIQTINNVTADDIYRVANKYFLLDNMRIVIAGKGSDVITGLEKLQIPIFYFDKYGNPIEKPVTKKEAPTGVTAKTVFENYIKAIGGEKAVLAVKTLAMNGTTTVPQAPAPLTFTSKLDSKGKMMVSLAMGTMNLMKQVVNDKGAYIEQQGQRKNLEGDDLKEMKANAAPFEELQLVKRTDLKVDSIEPINGSDAYAIKDGKTTYFYDVKSGLKVAESKVREQGGKSATQITNFNDYKEVKGVKVPFNLIQNVGFELDIKMSDIKINEGVSDSDFL; via the coding sequence ATGAAAAAAATACATACAGTTTTAATCCTTTTATTCCTTACCGGAATTATGCAAGCACAAGACAGACCACAACCAAAACCAGGAAATCCGCCTGTAGTCAACATCAAAAAACCACAAACTTTTGTTTTGGCAAACGGAATGAAAGTTTTGATTGTTGAAAACCATAAACTACCAAGAGTAAGCTTTAATCTTACTCTGGATAATGCACCTTTTACAGAAGGAAACAAAAAAGGTGTTGACGACTTAACAAGCAGTTTAATTGGTAACGGAACTAAAAAAACAACCAAAGAGGCTTTTAATGAAGAAATTGACTTTTACGGAGCCAGTATTAACTTCTCATCTCAGGGCGCTTATGCAAGTTCACTTTCAAAATATTCAGGACGTGTATTAGAGCTTTTAGCAGAAGGAGCTTTACAGCCAAATTTCACCCAAACTGAATTTGACAAAGAAAAAGCAAAAATAATCGAAGGTCTTAAAGCCGATGAAAAAAGCGTTCCGGCAATTGCAAACCGCGTAGTGGACGTATTAGCTTTTGGAAAAAACCATCCTGCCGGTGAGTATTTATCTGAAGAAACAGTAAAAAATGTAACCCTTGCAGATGTTCAGACAAATTATGCTACTTATTTTGTTCCCGAAAACGCTTATTTAGTTATTATTGGTGATATCAAATTTAAAGAAACCAAATCGGCAGTTGAAAAGCTTTTTAGCGGATGGAAAAAACAAGCAGCACCAAAAAATACATATCCTAACCCGGAAAATGTTTCTAAGCTTCAAATTGATTTTGTAGATGTTCCAAATGCGGTTCAATCTGAGATTTCGTTAGTAAATACAGTTAATTTAAGAATGAGTGATCCTGATTTTTTCCCTGCTGTAATTGCAAATCAAATTTTAGGAGGTGACTTCAATAGTTATTTAAACATGAATCTGCGCGAGCAGCATGCCTGGACTTATGGTGCAAACTCAAGTATTGGAAGCGGAAAATATGTAACTAAATTCAAAGCTTCGTCTGCTGTAAGAAACACAGTTACAGACAGTGCCGTAGTTCAGTTTATAAAAGAAATCAAAAGAATTCGCACCGAAAGAGTAGATCCGGAAGTTTTAAGAAATGTAAAAGCAGGATATATTGGTCGTTTTGTAATGCAGGTCGAAAAACCTCAGGCGGTTGCGCGTTACGCATTGAATATTGAAACCGAAAAACTTCCGGCAGATTTCTACGAAAAATACATTCAGACTATTAACAATGTTACCGCTGATGATATTTATCGCGTAGCCAACAAATATTTCCTTTTAGACAATATGCGAATTGTAATTGCAGGAAAAGGTTCTGATGTAATTACTGGTTTAGAAAAACTTCAAATTCCGATTTTCTATTTTGATAAATACGGAAACCCAATCGAAAAACCGGTAACTAAAAAAGAAGCACCAACCGGAGTTACAGCAAAAACCGTTTTTGAAAACTACATAAAAGCAATTGGTGGCGAAAAAGCAGTTTTGGCAGTAAAAACATTAGCGATGAACGGAACTACCACAGTACCACAGGCACCAGCTCCTCTGACTTTTACTTCTAAATTGGATTCTAAAGGAAAAATGATGGTTTCGCTTGCAATGGGAACCATGAATTTGATGAAGCAGGTAGTTAATGATAAAGGAGCTTACATAGAACAACAAGGACAACGCAAAAACCTTGAAGGTGATGATCTTAAAGAAATGAAAGCAAATGCGGCTCCGTTTGAAGAACTTCAATTAGTAAAAAGAACTGATTTAAAGGTAGACAGCATTGAACCTATTAACGGAAGCGATGCTTACGCAATAAAAGACGGTAAAACGACTTACTTTTATGATGTAAAATCAGGATTGAAAGTAGCAGAATCTAAAGTTCGCGAACAAGGAGGAAAATCAGCCACACAAATAACAAACTTCAACGACTATAAAGAAGTAAAAGGCGTAAAAGTTCCTTTTAATTTAATTCAGAATGTAGGTTTTGAATTAGACATCAAAATGTCGGATATTAAAATCAACGAAGGAGTTTCTGATTCAGATTTTCTTTAA
- the rpmA gene encoding 50S ribosomal protein L27, with translation MAHKKGVGSSKNGRESESKRLGIKIFGGQAAIAGNIIVRQRGSKHNPGENVYISKDHTLHARVAGVVKFQKKKDNKSYVSILPFEA, from the coding sequence ATGGCTCACAAGAAAGGTGTCGGTAGTTCGAAGAATGGTAGAGAATCAGAATCAAAACGCTTAGGTATTAAGATTTTTGGTGGTCAGGCTGCTATTGCTGGTAACATCATCGTTAGACAAAGAGGTTCAAAACATAATCCAGGTGAAAACGTTTACATTAGTAAAGATCACACTCTACACGCAAGAGTAGCTGGAGTTGTTAAGTTCCAAAAGAAAAAAGATAACAAATCTTATGTATCTATCCTTCCATTCGAAGCATAA
- a CDS encoding single-stranded DNA-binding protein: MNGTLNKVMLIGHLGDDVKMHYFDGGNCIGRFQLATNEVYINKTTNEKITSTEWHNLVVRNKAAEICEKYLSKGDKIYVEGRIKSRQWQAEDGTTKYTTEIQVTEFTFLTTKKETGNHKPNQEQESAKNTTFDATNEGLPINDLPF; encoded by the coding sequence ATGAACGGAACATTAAATAAGGTGATGCTAATTGGCCATTTAGGAGATGATGTAAAAATGCATTATTTTGATGGCGGGAATTGCATAGGGCGTTTTCAGCTGGCTACAAATGAAGTTTATATTAATAAGACAACCAATGAAAAAATAACTTCAACGGAGTGGCATAATTTAGTTGTTCGCAATAAAGCGGCAGAAATTTGTGAAAAATATTTATCTAAAGGAGATAAAATTTATGTTGAAGGACGCATAAAATCACGTCAGTGGCAAGCAGAAGACGGTACAACAAAATATACTACCGAAATTCAGGTTACCGAGTTTACCTTCCTGACTACCAAAAAAGAAACCGGAAATCATAAACCTAATCAAGAACAGGAATCCGCAAAAAATACTACCTTTGACGCAACGAATGAAGGCTTGCCTATAAACGACCTGCCTTTTTGA
- the gldD gene encoding gliding motility lipoprotein GldD: protein MLKKIISAAVILLTLTVVSCKDDVLPKPASFLRLDYPEAKYVHFENNCPFAFDMNEDATIKGEKNCGFAITYPKMKATIYLTYKPVNGDIEKLLKDAQKLTYEHVIKADDILEQPYLNPEKKVYGMFYQVDGNAATNSQFYVTDSTKHFITGSVYFYAKPNFDSVMPAASYIKNDMQRIMETLKWK, encoded by the coding sequence ATGTTAAAAAAGATAATTTCAGCAGCGGTAATTTTACTGACATTAACTGTTGTAAGTTGTAAAGATGATGTGTTGCCAAAACCGGCAAGTTTTTTACGTTTAGATTATCCCGAAGCAAAATATGTGCATTTTGAAAACAATTGTCCTTTTGCTTTTGATATGAATGAAGATGCGACTATAAAAGGCGAGAAAAACTGTGGATTTGCGATTACATATCCAAAAATGAAAGCGACAATCTATCTGACTTATAAACCTGTGAATGGCGATATTGAAAAGCTTTTAAAAGATGCTCAAAAGCTGACATACGAACACGTAATAAAAGCCGATGATATTCTGGAACAACCGTATTTAAACCCCGAAAAAAAGGTTTACGGAATGTTTTATCAGGTAGACGGAAACGCTGCTACAAACTCACAATTTTACGTTACAGACAGTACAAAGCATTTTATAACAGGATCGGTTTACTTTTATGCTAAACCAAATTTCGATTCGGTTATGCCAGCCGCAAGTTATATCAAAAATGATATGCAACGTATTATGGAAACATTGAAGTGGAAATAA
- a CDS encoding gliding motility-associated protein GldE: MDPEPSLFLNTTFDINLIIGFVGIFILLLLSAIVSGAEVAFFSLSQKDIDETLNENLSKGKIISNLLDKPKKLLATLLVANNFLNIGVVILFSFIGRNIFSDVDSPVLKFILEVILVTFLILLFAEVLPKVYASRNNIKFAKRVAYPIAFLDKLLSPISLPMRSVTLYLHNKLGKQKNSFSINQLSQALELTDSEGTSTEEQKILEGIVSFGNTDTKQVMSPRIDIFALEISEPFSAICPKIIEKGFSRIPVYRDNIDQIEGVLFVKDLLPHIDKEEFEWPSLMRKAFFVPENKKLDNLLKDFQGLKSHLAIVVDEYGGTSGLVSLEDVIEEIVGDISDEFDDENLNFSQIDEKNFLFEGKINLKDFYRIIDVDEDIFEAHKGEAETLAGFILEILGNFPKKDQKIAFQNCIFTIETVDKKRIKQIKVTID, translated from the coding sequence TTGGACCCAGAGCCCAGTTTATTTCTTAATACCACTTTTGACATCAATTTAATTATTGGTTTTGTCGGAATATTTATCTTGTTACTCTTATCGGCGATTGTTTCAGGTGCCGAAGTCGCTTTTTTCTCCTTGTCTCAAAAAGATATTGATGAGACATTGAACGAAAATCTCTCTAAAGGAAAAATTATTTCCAATCTTTTGGATAAACCTAAAAAACTATTGGCTACGCTTTTAGTGGCAAATAATTTCTTAAACATTGGAGTTGTTATTTTGTTTTCTTTTATAGGACGAAATATATTTTCTGATGTAGATTCTCCGGTTTTAAAATTTATTCTCGAAGTTATTCTTGTAACTTTTCTGATTTTGCTGTTTGCTGAAGTTTTGCCAAAAGTTTACGCAAGCCGAAACAATATAAAATTTGCAAAAAGAGTAGCTTATCCAATTGCTTTTCTGGATAAATTACTCTCACCAATAAGTTTGCCCATGCGCAGCGTTACCTTATATTTGCACAATAAATTAGGGAAACAGAAAAATAGTTTTTCGATAAATCAGCTTTCTCAGGCGTTGGAACTTACAGATTCTGAAGGAACATCAACCGAAGAACAGAAAATTCTGGAAGGAATTGTTTCTTTTGGTAATACAGATACCAAGCAGGTTATGAGTCCGAGGATTGATATTTTTGCCTTGGAAATTTCTGAACCATTTTCGGCTATTTGTCCTAAAATTATTGAGAAAGGATTTTCGAGAATTCCGGTTTACAGAGACAATATTGACCAGATTGAAGGCGTTTTGTTTGTTAAAGATTTATTGCCTCATATTGACAAAGAAGAATTTGAATGGCCATCTCTGATGCGAAAAGCCTTTTTTGTTCCGGAGAATAAAAAACTGGACAACTTATTAAAGGATTTTCAGGGCCTGAAAAGCCATTTGGCAATTGTGGTGGATGAATATGGCGGAACCTCAGGTTTGGTGTCTTTAGAAGATGTTATTGAGGAAATAGTAGGGGATATAAGCGATGAGTTTGATGATGAAAATCTGAATTTCTCACAAATAGATGAAAAGAATTTTCTGTTTGAAGGAAAAATTAACCTCAAAGATTTCTACAGAATTATTGATGTTGATGAAGATATCTTTGAAGCTCATAAAGGCGAAGCAGAAACTCTGGCCGGATTTATTCTGGAAATTTTGGGTAATTTCCCTAAAAAAGATCAAAAAATAGCTTTTCAGAACTGTATTTTTACCATAGAAACAGTCGATAAAAAGCGTATAAAACAAATAAAAGTAACAATAGATTAA
- a CDS encoding M16 family metallopeptidase encodes MKNSIMMLSAALMLGGVAHAQKVAFEEYNLDNGMHVILHNDPSAPVVITSVMYHVGSKDERPDRTGFAHFFEHLLFEGTQNIKRGEWMKIVTANGGVNNANTSDDRTYYYEVFPSNSLELGLWMESERLMHPIINKIGVETQNEVVKEEKRMRYDNQPYGNILPEVKKYMFKNHPYRWTTIGSMKDLDAATLEEFQAFNKKFYTPNNAVLVVAGDFDKVKTKEWIQKYFAPIPRGEEVKKQTFIEEPITQTIKATYEDPNIQIPMVVASYRTPSMKTRDARVLDLISSYLSDGKSSKLYKKIVDDKKMALQIGAVGFSQEDYGTYILYGLPMAPNTTADILKEMDEEIVKIQTDLISEKDYEKLQNKFDNNFVNANATVEGIAENLASYYLLYGDVNLINTEIDLYHSITREEIREVAKKYLNPNQRLILDYIPTTKVQN; translated from the coding sequence ATGAAAAATTCAATAATGATGTTAAGTGCTGCACTAATGCTTGGCGGAGTTGCTCATGCTCAAAAAGTAGCTTTTGAAGAATACAATTTAGACAATGGCATGCATGTAATTTTGCACAACGATCCTTCTGCTCCGGTTGTTATTACATCGGTAATGTACCATGTTGGTTCAAAAGACGAACGTCCGGATCGTACCGGTTTTGCACATTTCTTCGAACATTTATTATTTGAAGGAACTCAAAATATTAAACGCGGAGAATGGATGAAAATCGTTACCGCAAATGGCGGCGTAAACAATGCCAACACTTCAGACGACAGAACTTATTATTATGAAGTTTTCCCATCAAACAGTCTGGAATTGGGGTTATGGATGGAATCTGAGCGTTTAATGCATCCTATAATCAACAAAATTGGAGTTGAAACGCAAAATGAAGTTGTAAAAGAAGAAAAGAGAATGCGTTACGACAATCAGCCTTATGGAAATATCTTGCCTGAGGTTAAAAAATACATGTTCAAAAATCATCCGTATCGCTGGACAACTATCGGCTCAATGAAAGATCTTGATGCTGCAACTTTAGAAGAATTTCAGGCTTTCAACAAAAAATTCTACACCCCAAACAATGCTGTATTGGTAGTTGCCGGAGATTTTGATAAAGTTAAAACCAAAGAGTGGATTCAGAAATATTTTGCACCAATTCCAAGAGGTGAAGAGGTTAAAAAGCAAACTTTTATCGAAGAGCCAATCACACAGACTATAAAAGCAACTTACGAAGATCCCAACATTCAGATCCCGATGGTTGTAGCTTCGTACAGAACGCCATCTATGAAAACAAGAGACGCAAGAGTTTTAGATTTAATATCTTCTTATTTAAGTGATGGAAAAAGCTCTAAGCTATACAAAAAAATAGTAGACGATAAAAAAATGGCGCTACAAATTGGCGCAGTTGGCTTTAGTCAGGAAGATTACGGAACGTATATTTTATACGGATTACCAATGGCTCCAAACACAACCGCCGATATCTTAAAAGAAATGGATGAAGAGATTGTAAAAATCCAAACCGATTTGATTTCTGAGAAAGACTATGAAAAATTACAAAATAAATTCGATAATAATTTTGTGAATGCAAATGCAACTGTTGAAGGAATCGCAGAGAATCTGGCTTCATACTATTTACTTTACGGAGATGTTAATTTAATTAATACCGAAATTGACCTTTACCACTCTATAACAAGAGAAGAAATTAGAGAAGTTGCTAAGAAGTATTTAAACCCAAATCAGCGTTTAATTTTAGATTACATCCCTACAACTAAAGTTCAAAATTAA
- a CDS encoding ribonuclease E/G: MNKELIIRSSSEAVDFALLKDGKLIELHKEEEKSNFQVGDIFIAKIRKPVAGLNAAFVNVGFEKDAFLHYHDLGPNLASQLKFIKLVSAGKLKDFSLKTFQFEKEIDKDGIITDILSANQSVLVQVVKEPISTKGPRISAELSLAGRFIVLVPFSDRVSISQKIEDKKEKDRLKKLVLSIKPKGFGVIVRTVAEGKNVAELEKDLQNLLGRWTAMCKKLPTAHHPSKVLGELNRASSILRDVFNDTFSGIQIDDEELYHQTKEYLQEIAPSKQSIVKFYQSNDTPIFEKYNIERQIKTSFGRTVSMSKGAYLIIEHTEALHVIDVNSGNRSNKATNQEDTAMEVNMIAAAEIARQLRLRDMGGIIVVDFIDMSNPENRKVLFDFLREEMSDDKAKHKILPPSKFGLVQITRQRVRPEVNIKTREEDPNKENGEIEAPILIIDKITSDLERLLKTHNKVVLNTHPFVAAYLSKGFPSLRSKWFFEHKKWVKIIPRDAYTYLEYHFYDKKGNVISE, translated from the coding sequence GTGAATAAAGAATTAATCATTAGATCTAGTTCTGAAGCCGTAGATTTTGCCTTATTAAAAGATGGAAAACTAATTGAATTGCACAAAGAAGAAGAGAAAAGCAACTTTCAGGTTGGTGATATTTTTATTGCCAAAATCAGAAAACCAGTTGCCGGACTTAATGCTGCTTTTGTAAATGTAGGCTTCGAAAAAGATGCCTTTTTACATTATCACGATTTAGGTCCAAACTTAGCTTCCCAACTGAAATTCATAAAACTTGTAAGCGCAGGTAAATTAAAAGATTTCTCCCTAAAAACCTTTCAGTTTGAAAAAGAGATTGACAAAGATGGCATCATTACTGATATTTTAAGTGCCAATCAATCTGTTTTAGTTCAAGTAGTTAAAGAACCTATATCAACCAAAGGCCCAAGAATAAGTGCTGAGCTTTCATTGGCTGGAAGATTTATCGTTCTAGTTCCTTTTTCTGATCGTGTTTCTATTTCTCAAAAAATAGAAGACAAAAAAGAAAAGGATCGTCTAAAAAAACTTGTTCTATCGATCAAACCTAAAGGATTTGGTGTTATTGTTCGTACAGTAGCCGAAGGCAAAAACGTAGCCGAATTAGAAAAAGATTTGCAGAACCTGCTTGGCAGATGGACTGCAATGTGTAAAAAATTACCAACTGCTCATCATCCATCAAAAGTATTAGGAGAGCTTAACAGAGCTTCTTCAATATTAAGAGATGTTTTCAATGATACCTTTAGTGGTATTCAAATAGATGACGAAGAGTTGTACCATCAAACGAAGGAATATTTGCAAGAAATTGCCCCTTCAAAACAATCGATTGTTAAGTTTTATCAATCAAATGATACTCCCATTTTCGAGAAATACAATATAGAGAGACAAATCAAAACTTCTTTTGGCAGAACAGTTTCCATGAGTAAAGGTGCTTATCTTATCATTGAACATACTGAAGCACTTCACGTTATAGACGTAAACAGCGGAAACCGTTCAAACAAAGCAACCAACCAGGAAGACACCGCCATGGAAGTGAATATGATTGCCGCAGCAGAAATCGCAAGACAACTTCGTTTGCGAGATATGGGCGGAATAATCGTAGTTGATTTTATCGATATGTCTAATCCTGAAAACAGGAAAGTCTTGTTCGACTTCTTGCGAGAAGAAATGAGCGACGATAAAGCAAAGCATAAAATATTACCGCCAAGTAAATTTGGTTTAGTCCAGATTACCAGACAGCGAGTAAGACCAGAAGTTAATATTAAGACCAGAGAAGAAGATCCTAACAAAGAAAATGGCGAAATCGAAGCGCCAATTTTAATTATTGATAAGATCACCTCTGATTTAGAGAGACTTTTAAAAACCCACAATAAAGTTGTGCTTAACACACATCCGTTTGTGGCTGCATACCTCAGCAAAGGTTTTCCATCATTACGTTCAAAATGGTTTTTTGAACATAAGAAATGGGTGAAAATCATACCTCGTGACGCTTACACGTACTTAGAATACCATTTCTATGATAAAAAAGGAAATGTTATTTCAGAATAA
- a CDS encoding HU family DNA-binding protein, translating into MTKADIVAKISEKLGLEKGDVQATVETFMEEVKTSLETGDNVYLRGFGSFIVKTRAEKTGRNISKNTTIKIPAHNIPAFKPAKVFVEGVKTNNEAK; encoded by the coding sequence ATGACGAAAGCAGATATCGTAGCGAAAATTTCAGAAAAACTAGGTCTTGAAAAAGGAGATGTTCAAGCAACAGTAGAAACTTTTATGGAAGAAGTTAAGACTTCATTAGAAACTGGTGATAATGTTTACCTAAGAGGTTTCGGAAGCTTTATCGTTAAAACCAGAGCTGAAAAGACTGGTAGAAACATTTCTAAAAACACTACAATTAAAATTCCAGCTCACAACATTCCAGCATTTAAACCTGCAAAAGTTTTTGTAGAAGGAGTAAAAACGAACAACGAAGCAAAATAA
- a CDS encoding DMT family transporter, with product MDAKQLKWAYLLVLSLIWGSSFILIKRGLVGLTAIQVGSFRIIFAALFLLLVGFKSLKKISRRQWKFVAITSFFGTFTPAYLFAIAETQVDSSIVAILNSLTPLNTLVLGIIIFGIQFQKRQVVGVFVGLIGCLLLVLSGASAHPGQNYYYVLLVVIATLCYAINVNLIKKYLSDLNSVSITTGNFTVLLLPALIILSTTDISNRINIDITQHSVFFVMILGVLGTGIANILFFKLIQMSSPVFATSVTYLIPIVAFFWGLLDNEMLTPIQFFGAFIILIGVYLSAKK from the coding sequence ATGGATGCAAAACAATTAAAGTGGGCTTATTTGCTGGTTCTTTCGCTTATTTGGGGAAGTTCTTTTATTTTAATCAAAAGAGGGCTTGTTGGTTTAACGGCGATTCAGGTAGGTTCATTTAGAATTATTTTTGCAGCCTTGTTTTTATTACTTGTTGGTTTTAAAAGTTTAAAGAAAATTTCACGTCGTCAGTGGAAATTTGTTGCTATAACTTCTTTTTTCGGAACTTTTACTCCCGCCTATCTTTTTGCCATTGCCGAAACTCAGGTTGATAGCTCGATTGTGGCAATTTTAAATTCTTTGACGCCTCTTAATACTTTGGTTCTGGGGATTATTATTTTTGGAATTCAGTTTCAGAAGCGACAAGTTGTTGGTGTTTTTGTCGGTTTAATAGGGTGTTTACTTTTGGTTTTAAGCGGAGCATCAGCACATCCGGGACAAAATTACTATTATGTTCTTTTGGTTGTAATTGCGACACTTTGTTATGCAATAAACGTGAACCTAATAAAGAAATATTTATCTGATTTAAATTCGGTAAGTATCACAACAGGAAATTTTACAGTTTTGTTATTGCCGGCTTTAATTATTTTAAGTACAACAGATATTTCTAATAGAATAAATATTGATATAACACAGCATTCTGTCTTTTTTGTAATGATCTTAGGTGTTTTAGGAACCGGAATTGCTAATATTTTATTCTTTAAACTGATACAAATGTCATCACCTGTTTTTGCAACATCTGTAACTTATTTAATTCCGATTGTAGCTTTCTTTTGGGGGTTATTAGATAATGAAATGCTTACCCCAATTCAGTTTTTTGGAGCGTTTATTATTTTGATTGGAGTTTATTTGTCGGCTAAGAAATAA
- a CDS encoding heavy-metal-associated domain-containing protein — translation MKFTKIIAAVAIASLTLVSCKKEEDKNLANIKPLETTSKEHKAIAAENVQKASFEIEGMTCAMGCAKTIEKELSGLDGVEKATVDFDKKTATITFDKTVQNQESLTKVIQATGDGKTYKVSNFKS, via the coding sequence ATGAAATTTACAAAAATCATAGCAGCAGTAGCAATAGCAAGTTTAACATTAGTTAGCTGTAAAAAAGAAGAAGACAAAAATCTGGCAAACATAAAACCTTTAGAAACAACTTCTAAAGAGCACAAAGCAATTGCCGCTGAAAATGTACAAAAAGCAAGTTTCGAAATCGAAGGTATGACTTGTGCAATGGGATGCGCCAAAACAATTGAAAAAGAACTATCAGGTCTTGACGGAGTTGAAAAAGCAACTGTTGATTTTGATAAAAAAACAGCAACCATTACTTTCGACAAAACGGTTCAAAATCAGGAATCTTTAACTAAAGTCATTCAGGCAACAGGAGACGGTAAAACATATAAAGTTTCGAATTTCAAATCTTAA
- the rplU gene encoding 50S ribosomal protein L21 has translation MYAIVEIAGQQFKVSKDLKVYVHRLANEEGSKVSFDKVLLLDDNGNVTLGAPAIEGASVEAKVLQHLKGDKVIVFKKKRRKGYKKRNGHRQYLTQIVIEGITAAGGTKKAAAKKAVVAEDAATEEVEAPKAKKAAPKAKKEATKE, from the coding sequence ATGTATGCAATCGTAGAGATAGCAGGGCAACAATTTAAAGTAAGCAAAGACTTAAAGGTTTATGTTCACCGTTTGGCTAACGAAGAAGGTTCAAAAGTTTCTTTTGACAAAGTTCTTTTATTAGACGATAATGGAAATGTAACTTTAGGCGCCCCAGCTATAGAAGGTGCTTCAGTAGAAGCTAAAGTGTTACAACACTTAAAAGGTGATAAAGTTATCGTTTTCAAAAAGAAAAGAAGAAAAGGATACAAAAAAAGAAATGGTCACAGACAATATCTTACTCAAATTGTAATTGAAGGTATTACTGCAGCAGGAGGAACTAAAAAAGCAGCAGCTAAAAAAGCAGTTGTGGCAGAAGATGCAGCTACTGAAGAAGTAGAAGCTCCTAAAGCTAAAAAAGCAGCTCCAAAAGCAAAAAAAGAAGCTACTAAAGAATAA
- the mutY gene encoding A/G-specific adenine glycosylase, which produces MNFHNILINWYLQNKRDLPWRNTTDPYLIWLSEIMLQQTRVAQGMPYFFSFIKEFPTVFRLANASEEQVLKLWQGLGYYSRARNLHKTAQYVANELDGVFPENYKELLKLKGVGEYTAAAIASFSYNEAVPVVDGNVFRVLSRYFDIESDIALSATKKEFTELAFELMPKDTPAIFNQAIMEFGALQCVPKSPDCKVCDFNESCAALQKKKVPALPVKSKKLKVTNRFFNYLILEDVLGNTLIQKREAKGIWHNLYEFPLFETTDIADFTTVSNAVQNDLFSTYNIIGIEGCDEATVVHKLSHQHLHIQFWKIKIAEKLENGLVVSELKKFPFPIVIYNFIEKQEINC; this is translated from the coding sequence ATGAATTTTCATAACATATTGATAAATTGGTATTTACAAAACAAACGTGATTTGCCATGGCGAAATACGACCGATCCTTACCTAATTTGGCTCTCAGAAATTATGCTTCAACAAACGAGAGTTGCGCAAGGAATGCCTTATTTTTTTTCGTTTATAAAAGAATTTCCTACAGTTTTTCGCCTGGCAAATGCCTCAGAAGAGCAGGTTTTGAAACTTTGGCAGGGTTTAGGGTATTATTCTCGTGCCAGAAATTTGCATAAAACGGCTCAATATGTCGCAAATGAGTTAGATGGAGTTTTTCCTGAAAACTACAAAGAGTTATTAAAATTAAAAGGAGTAGGTGAATATACGGCCGCTGCAATCGCTTCTTTCTCTTATAATGAAGCTGTTCCTGTTGTAGACGGAAATGTTTTCAGAGTGCTTTCCCGTTATTTTGATATAGAGTCGGATATTGCTTTATCGGCTACTAAAAAAGAGTTTACGGAACTGGCATTCGAATTAATGCCAAAAGATACTCCTGCAATTTTTAATCAGGCGATAATGGAATTTGGAGCTTTGCAATGTGTACCTAAAAGTCCGGATTGCAAAGTATGTGATTTTAATGAAAGTTGTGCGGCTCTCCAAAAAAAGAAAGTGCCTGCATTGCCTGTAAAATCTAAAAAGCTAAAAGTGACCAATCGTTTCTTTAATTATTTGATTTTAGAAGATGTTTTAGGAAATACTTTAATACAGAAAAGAGAGGCGAAAGGAATTTGGCATAATTTATACGAATTCCCGCTTTTTGAAACCACTGATATTGCCGATTTTACGACAGTTTCAAATGCTGTTCAGAACGATTTGTTTTCTACATATAATATAATAGGTATAGAAGGGTGTGATGAAGCGACCGTGGTTCATAAACTTTCGCATCAACATCTTCATATTCAGTTCTGGAAGATTAAAATTGCTGAAAAATTAGAAAACGGTTTGGTTGTCAGTGAGTTAAAAAAATTTCCGTTTCCAATTGTGATTTATAATTTTATTGAAAAGCAGGAAATAAATTGCTAA